Proteins co-encoded in one Malus sylvestris chromosome 9, drMalSylv7.2, whole genome shotgun sequence genomic window:
- the LOC126583945 gene encoding ras-related protein RABB1b: MSYDYLFKYIIIGDTGVGKSCLLLQFTDKRFQPVHDLTIGVEFGARMVTIDGRPIKLQIWDTAGQESFRSITRSYYRGAAGALLVYDITRRETFNHLASWLEDARQHANPNMTIMLIGNKCDLSHRRAVSKEEGEQFAKENGLLFLEASARTAQNVEEAFIKTAAKILQNIQEGVFDVSNESSGIKVGYGRPQGQSGSGGTVAQRGGCCS, translated from the exons ATGTCTTACGACTACCTCTTCAAGTACATCATCATCGGCGACACAG GTGTCGGAAAATCTTGCTTGCTGTTGCAATTCACGGATAAGAGGTTCCAGCCTGTGCATGATCTTACCATCGGTGTCGAGTTCGGAGCTCGAATGGTCACCATCGATGGTCGTCCTATCAAGCTCCAGATTTGGGACACC GCTGGGCAAGAATCTTTCAGATCGATCACTAGGTCTTACTACAGAGGAGCAGCCGGAGCGCTTCTGGTCTATGACATAACCAG GAGGGAGACATTTAATCATCTTGCGAGCTGGCTGGAGGATGCCCGGCAGCATGCAAATCCTAACATGACGATCATGCTCATAGGGAACAAGTGTGATCTGTCGCACCGAAGAGCTGtcagcaaagaggaaggagagCAATTTGCAAAGGAGAATGGGCTTTTATTCTTGGAGGCATCTGCAAGGACGGCACAAAACGTCGAGGAG GCCTTCATAAAGACTGCCGCAAAGATTCTTCAGAATATTCAGGAAGGCGTATTCGACGTATCTAATGAG TCATCTGGCATCAAGGTCGGATATGGCCGGCCCCAGGGTCAATCAGGCTCGGGCGGAACGGTTGCTCAGAGGGGCGGATGTTGCAGCTGA
- the LOC126583944 gene encoding pre-rRNA-processing protein esf2-like: MEIERENKRKKSMKEGGKDEKQRGVCYLGRIPPRMDPSTLRQMLSQYGEIQRLYLAPQDSCGHVQIKAGKFQRQNFSEGWVEFSDKRVAKRVANMLNGEQIGGKKRSSFYYDLWNIKYLSKFKWDNLTEEIAYKKATREQKLALEISAAKKERDFYLTKVEKSRALSAIDERLKKRQRVEEYSGSNPDLSDSQPEHQVIRRFRQKKPVANNAAITKPRLSGDVLSAVFGGS; this comes from the exons ATGGAAATCGAGAGAGAGAACAAAAGGAAGAAATCGATGAAGGAAGGTGGGAAGGATGAGAAGCAGCGAGGGGTTTGCTATTTGGGTCGGATTCCGCCGCGCATGGATCCGTCGACGCTTCGTCAGATGCTCTCCCAGTACGGAGAGATACAAAGGCTTTATCTTGCACCTCAAGATTCTTGTGGTCATGTTCAAATCAAAGCTGGTAAATTTCAGAGGCAAAATTTTTCAGAAGG GTGGGTTGAATTTTCTGACAAAAGGGTTGCTAAGAGAGTTGCTAATATGTTAAATGGTGAACAGATAG GTGGGAAGAAGAGGTCATCTTTCTACTATGATCTTTGGAATATCAAGTATTTGAGTAAATTCAAGTGGGATAATCTTACCGAAGAGATTG CTTACAAGAAAGCCACTCGGGAGCAAAAACTAGCTTTAGAAATTTCTGCTGCTAAGAAGGAGCGTGATTTCTATCTCACTAAAGTTGAGAAGTCCCGTGCTTTGAGTGCCATAGATGAAAGATTGAAGAAG AGGCAAAGGGTCGAAGAATATTCAGGGAGCAATCCGGATCTCTCTGATAGCCAACCGGAACATCAGGTAATTCGCCGGTTCCGACAGAAGAAACCTGTTGCAAATAATGCTGCAATAACCAAACCTCGTCTTTCTGGAGATGTACTGTCAGCG GTATTTGGTGGTTCTTAG
- the LOC126583941 gene encoding pentatricopeptide repeat-containing protein At4g35850, mitochondrial-like isoform X6 has protein sequence MRILQSIAAQCRPALRALGRRYFAAAVTTEEYAKRNYANNVSEYNSVFNSLTAQRKHFLLRDAYEDMMLDGVQPDQDSFRSLILGTLKGSSLQDAFFFADQMKSMGLAPDVNMYNILITLCGKCKHSDQAIQILEDMKNYEVSPKVQTYMCLLNACAATGRLDRVYAIVRDMTAAGLGLNRFCYAGLVTALRNKTLLPDDFGTKIIEFVERSKEWSSVEGSSMTAENVMMGVTEEELYNMPTAEYSHRGGFLNRQLTVYHAAFHACADLRNVEVMEALQEMLAKEGKSPDLFIVLQIMRCYLHLGDIDRGVQTFEDYMKSGKPPVVELYTTLVEGAMIGYAPKGMKIAEETLVNMNSRSFFLSPKMGSDLLLQAAGDETGGYSVANYIQDLMEASKIVPQFLSVEAYYQGLKKREIPEDDPRLQHVTRTYNDLRARRGPGRAIR, from the exons ATGAGAATCCTCCAATCCATTGCTG CTCAGTGTCGGCCTGCGCTGCGAGCTCTGGGACGGCGGTACTTTGCGGCGGCGGTGACGACGGAGGAATACGCGAAGAGGAACTATGCCAACAACGTGTCGGAGTACAACAGCGTGTTCAATTCCCTCACTGCTCAGAGGAAGCATTTCCTGCTGAGGGATGCGTATGAGGATATGATGCTCGACGGCGTCCAGCCTGACCAGGACAGCTTCCGGTCGCTCATACTGGGCACCCTCAAAGGCTCGAGCTTGCAGGACGCTTTCTTCTTCGCTGACCAGATGAAATCCATGGGCTTGGCCCCTGAT GTTAATATGTACAACATATTGATCACATTGTGTGGGAAGTGCAAGCACTCTGATCAAGCGATTCAG ATTTTGGAAGACATGAAGAACTATGAAGTGTCACCCAAGGTACAGACCTACATGTGTCTGCTCAATGCGTGCGCAGCTACTGGCCGATTAGATCGAGT GTATGCAATTGTCCGTGACATGACTGCTGCTGGTCTTGGGCTAAACAGGTTCTGCTACGCTGGACTTGTAACTGCACTTAGGAACAAAACCCTTTTACCAGATGATTTCGGCACCAAA ATTATAGAGTTTGTTGAGCGATCAAAAGAGTGGTCATCGGTTGAAGGATCAAGTATGACTGCTGAAAATGTGATGATGGGTGTGACGGAAGAAGAGTTGTATAATATGCCAACTGCTGAATATTCTCATAGGGGTGGGTTTCTGAATAGGCAACTAACCGTGTATCATGCTGCGTTCCATGCTTGTGCAGACCTCAGGAATGTAGAG GTGATGGAAGCTCTTCAGGAGATGCTAGCGAAGGAAGGAAAAAGTCCCGATCTGTTTATTGTGTTGCAAATAATGAG gtGTTATCTACACTTAGGGGACATTGACCGTGGTGTTCAAACTTTTGAAGACTATATGAAGTCAGGAAAGCCTCCTGTTGTAGAACTATATACG ACGCTTGTGGAGGGAGCCATGATTGGATATGCTCCCAAGGGAATGAAAATTGCTGAAGAAACACTG GTGAATATGAATTCCCGGAGCTTTTTCTTAAGTCCAAAAATGGGGAGTGATCTTCTCCTTCAAGCTGCTGGTGACGAG ACTGGAGGTTATAGTGTTGCCAACTATATCCAGGACCTGATGGAAGCGAGTAAAATAGTTCCTCAATTCCTTTCCGTAGAAGCATATTACCAGGGATTAAAA AAACGTGAGATTCCTGAAGATGATCCACGACTGCAACATGTTACGAGGACATACAATGACCTTCGCGCCAGAAGGGGGCCTGGACGAGCTATTAGATAA
- the LOC126583941 gene encoding pentatricopeptide repeat-containing protein At4g35850, mitochondrial-like isoform X4 has translation MRILQSIAAQCRPALRALGRRYFAAAVTTEEYAKRNYANNVSEYNSVFNSLTAQRKHFLLRDAYEDMMLDGVQPDQDSFRSLILGTLKGSSLQDAFFFADQMKSMGLAPDVNMYNILITLCGKCKHSDQAIQILEDMKNYEVSPKVQTYMCLLNACAATGRLDRVYAIVRDMTAAGLGLNRFCYAGLVTALRNKTLLPDDFGTKIIEFVERSKEWSSVEGSSMTAENVMMGVTEEELYNMPTAEYSHRGGFLNRQLTVYHAAFHACADLRNVEVMEALQEMLAKEGKSPDLFIVLQIMRCYLHLGDIDRGVQTFEDYMKSGKPPVVELYTMLVEGAMIGYTPKGMKIAEETLVNMNSRSFFLSPKMGSDLLLQAAGDETGGYSVANYIQDLMEASKIVPQFLSVEAYYQGLKKREIPEDDPRLQHVTRTYNDLRARRGPGRAIR, from the exons ATGAGAATCCTCCAATCCATTGCTG CTCAGTGTCGGCCTGCGCTGCGAGCTCTGGGACGGCGGTACTTTGCGGCGGCGGTGACGACGGAGGAATACGCGAAGAGGAACTATGCCAACAACGTGTCGGAGTACAACAGCGTGTTCAATTCCCTCACTGCTCAGAGGAAGCATTTCCTGCTGAGGGATGCGTATGAGGATATGATGCTCGACGGCGTCCAGCCTGACCAGGACAGCTTCCGGTCGCTCATACTGGGCACCCTCAAAGGCTCGAGCTTGCAGGACGCTTTCTTCTTCGCTGACCAGATGAAATCCATGGGCTTGGCCCCTGAT GTTAATATGTACAACATATTGATCACATTGTGTGGGAAGTGCAAGCACTCTGATCAAGCGATTCAG ATTTTGGAAGACATGAAGAACTATGAAGTGTCACCCAAGGTACAGACCTACATGTGTCTGCTCAATGCGTGCGCAGCTACTGGCCGATTAGATCGAGT GTATGCAATTGTCCGTGACATGACTGCTGCTGGTCTTGGGCTAAACAGGTTCTGCTACGCTGGACTTGTAACTGCACTTAGGAACAAAACCCTTTTACCAGATGATTTCGGCACCAAA ATTATAGAGTTTGTTGAGCGATCAAAAGAGTGGTCATCGGTTGAAGGATCAAGTATGACTGCTGAAAATGTGATGATGGGTGTGACGGAAGAAGAGTTGTATAATATGCCAACTGCTGAATATTCTCATAGGGGTGGGTTTCTGAATAGGCAACTAACCGTGTATCATGCTGCGTTCCATGCTTGTGCAGACCTCAGGAATGTAGAG GTGATGGAAGCTCTTCAGGAGATGCTAGCGAAGGAAGGAAAAAGTCCCGATCTGTTTATTGTGTTGCAAATAATGAG gtGTTATCTACACTTAGGGGACATTGACCGTGGTGTTCAAACTTTTGAAGACTATATGAAGTCAGGAAAGCCTCCTGTTGTAGAACTATATACG ATGCTTGTGGAGGGAGCCATGATTGGATATACTCCCAAGGGAATGAAAATTGCCGAAGAAACACTG GTGAATATGAATTCCCGGAGCTTTTTCTTAAGTCCAAAAATGGGGAGTGATCTTCTCCTTCAAGCTGCTGGTGACGAG ACTGGAGGTTATAGTGTTGCCAACTATATCCAGGACCTGATGGAAGCGAGTAAAATAGTTCCTCAATTCCTTTCCGTAGAAGCATATTACCAGGGATTAAAA AAACGTGAGATTCCTGAAGATGATCCACGACTGCAACATGTTACGAGGACATACAATGACCTTCGCGCCAGAAGGGGGCCTGGACGAGCTATTAGATAA
- the LOC126583941 gene encoding pentatricopeptide repeat-containing protein At4g35850, mitochondrial-like isoform X7, producing the protein MRILQSIAAQCRPALRALGRRYFAAAVTTEEYAKRNYANNVSEYNSVFNSLTAQRKHFLLRDAYEDMMLDGVQPDQDSFRSLILGTLKGSSLQDAFFFADQMKSMGLAPDVNMYNILITLCGKCKHSDQAIQILEDMKNYEVSPKVQTYMCLLNACAATGRLDRVYAIVRDMTAAGLGLNRFCYAGLVTALRNKTLLPDDFGTKIIEFVERSKEWSSVEGSSMTAENVMMGVTEEELYNMPTAEYSHRGGFLNRQLTVYHAAFHACADLRNVEVMEALQEMLAKEGKSPDLFIVLQIMRCYLHLGDIDRGVQTFEDYMKSGKPPVVELYTVNMNSRSFFLSPKMGSDLLLQAAGDETGGYSVANYIQDLMEASKIVPQFLSVEAYYQGLKKREIPEDDPRLQHVTRTYNDLRARRGPGRAIR; encoded by the exons ATGAGAATCCTCCAATCCATTGCTG CTCAGTGTCGGCCTGCGCTGCGAGCTCTGGGACGGCGGTACTTTGCGGCGGCGGTGACGACGGAGGAATACGCGAAGAGGAACTATGCCAACAACGTGTCGGAGTACAACAGCGTGTTCAATTCCCTCACTGCTCAGAGGAAGCATTTCCTGCTGAGGGATGCGTATGAGGATATGATGCTCGACGGCGTCCAGCCTGACCAGGACAGCTTCCGGTCGCTCATACTGGGCACCCTCAAAGGCTCGAGCTTGCAGGACGCTTTCTTCTTCGCTGACCAGATGAAATCCATGGGCTTGGCCCCTGAT GTTAATATGTACAACATATTGATCACATTGTGTGGGAAGTGCAAGCACTCTGATCAAGCGATTCAG ATTTTGGAAGACATGAAGAACTATGAAGTGTCACCCAAGGTACAGACCTACATGTGTCTGCTCAATGCGTGCGCAGCTACTGGCCGATTAGATCGAGT GTATGCAATTGTCCGTGACATGACTGCTGCTGGTCTTGGGCTAAACAGGTTCTGCTACGCTGGACTTGTAACTGCACTTAGGAACAAAACCCTTTTACCAGATGATTTCGGCACCAAA ATTATAGAGTTTGTTGAGCGATCAAAAGAGTGGTCATCGGTTGAAGGATCAAGTATGACTGCTGAAAATGTGATGATGGGTGTGACGGAAGAAGAGTTGTATAATATGCCAACTGCTGAATATTCTCATAGGGGTGGGTTTCTGAATAGGCAACTAACCGTGTATCATGCTGCGTTCCATGCTTGTGCAGACCTCAGGAATGTAGAG GTGATGGAAGCTCTTCAGGAGATGCTAGCGAAGGAAGGAAAAAGTCCCGATCTGTTTATTGTGTTGCAAATAATGAG gtGTTATCTACACTTAGGGGACATTGACCGTGGTGTTCAAACTTTTGAAGACTATATGAAGTCAGGAAAGCCTCCTGTAGTAGAACTATATACG GTGAATATGAATTCCCGGAGCTTTTTCTTAAGTCCAAAAATGGGGAGTGATCTTCTCCTTCAAGCTGCTGGTGACGAG ACTGGAGGTTATAGTGTTGCCAACTATATCCAGGACCTGATGGAAGCGAGTAAAATAGTTCCTCAATTCCTTTCCGTAGAAGCATATTACCAGGGATTAAAA AAACGTGAGATTCCTGAAGATGATCCACGACTGCAACATGTTACGAGGACATACAATGACCTTCGCGCCAGAAGGGGGCCTGGACGAGCTATTAGATAA
- the LOC126583941 gene encoding pentatricopeptide repeat-containing protein At4g35850, mitochondrial-like isoform X3, with the protein MRILQSIAAQCRPALRALGRRYFAAAVTTEEYAKRNYANNVSEYNSVFNSLTAQRKHFLLRDAYEDMMLDGVQPDQDSFRSLILGTLKGSSLQDAFFFADQMKSMGLAPDVNMYNILITLCGKCKHSDQAIQILEDMKNYEVSPKVQTYMCLLNACAATGRLDRVYAIVRDMTAAGLGLNRFCYAGLVTALRNKTLLPDDFGTKIIEFVERSKEWSSVEGSSMTAENVMMGVTEEELYNMPTAEYSHRGGFLNRQLTVYHAAFHACADLRNVEVMEALQEMLAKEGKSPDLFIVLQIMRCYLHLGDIDRGVQTFEDYMKSGKPPVVELYTTLVEGAMIGYAPKGMKIAEETLVNMNSRSFFLSPKMGSDLLLQAAGDETGGYSVANYIQDLMEASKIVPQFLSVEAYYQGLKKREIPEDDPRLQHVTRTYNDLRARRGPGRAIR; encoded by the exons ATGAGAATCCTCCAATCCATTGCTG CTCAGTGTCGGCCTGCGCTGCGAGCTCTGGGACGGCGGTACTTTGCGGCGGCGGTGACGACGGAGGAATACGCGAAGAGGAACTATGCCAACAACGTGTCGGAGTACAACAGCGTGTTCAATTCCCTCACTGCTCAGAGGAAGCATTTCCTGCTGAGGGATGCGTATGAGGATATGATGCTCGACGGCGTCCAGCCTGACCAGGACAGCTTCCGGTCGCTCATACTGGGCACCCTCAAAGGCTCGAGCTTGCAGGACGCTTTCTTCTTCGCTGACCAGATGAAATCCATGGGCTTGGCCCCTGAT GTTAATATGTACAACATATTGATCACATTGTGTGGGAAGTGCAAGCACTCTGATCAAGCGATTCAG ATTTTGGAAGACATGAAGAACTATGAAGTGTCACCCAAGGTACAGACCTACATGTGTCTGCTCAATGCGTGCGCAGCTACTGGCCGATTAGATCGAGT GTATGCAATTGTCCGTGACATGACTGCTGCTGGTCTTGGGCTAAACAGGTTCTGCTACGCTGGACTTGTAACTGCACTTAGGAACAAAACCCTTTTACCAGATGATTTCGGCACCAAA ATTATAGAGTTTGTTGAGCGATCAAAAGAGTGGTCATCGGTTGAAGGATCAAGTATGACTGCTGAAAATGTGATGATGGGTGTGACGGAAGAAGAGTTGTATAATATGCCAACTGCTGAATATTCTCATAGGGGTGGGTTTCTGAATAGGCAACTAACCGTGTATCATGCTGCGTTCCATGCTTGTGCAGACCTCAGGAATGTAGAG GTGATGGAAGCTCTTCAGGAGATGCTAGCGAAGGAAGGAAAAAGTCCCGATCTGTTTATTGTGTTGCAAATAATGAG gtGTTATCTACACTTAGGGGACATTGACCGTGGTGTTCAAACTTTTGAAGACTATATGAAGTCAGGAAAGCCTCCTGTAGTAGAACTATATACG ACGCTTGTGGAGGGAGCCATGATTGGATATGCTCCCAAGGGAATGAAAATTGCTGAAGAAACACTG GTGAATATGAATTCCCGGAGCTTTTTCTTAAGTCCAAAAATGGGGAGTGATCTTCTCCTTCAAGCTGCTGGTGACGAG ACTGGAGGTTATAGTGTTGCCAACTATATCCAGGACCTGATGGAAGCGAGTAAAATAGTTCCTCAATTCCTTTCCGTAGAAGCATATTACCAGGGATTAAAA AAACGTGAGATTCCTGAAGATGATCCACGACTGCAACATGTTACGAGGACATACAATGACCTTCGCGCCAGAAGGGGGCCTGGACGAGCTATTAGATAA
- the LOC126583943 gene encoding proteasome subunit beta type-7-B-like, whose translation MSQVAADVPKGGFSFDLCRRNDMLAKNGVQQPSYRKTGTTIVGLIFKDGVILGADTRATEGPIVCDKNCEKIHYMAPNIYCCGAGTAADTEAVTDMVSSQLQLHRYHTGRESRVVTALTLLKKHLFNYQGHVSAALVLGGVDVTGPHLHTIYPHGSTDTLPFATMGSGSLAAMAMFESKYKEGMTRDEGIKLVTEAICSGIFNDLGSGSNVDVCVITKGHKEYLRNHLVPTPRTYVSAEGYKFTKKTEVLFTKITPLTKKAEVIEGGDAMEE comes from the exons atgTCTCAGGTAGCGGCAGATGTTCCCAAGGGTGGGTTCAGTTTTGATCTTTGTCGAAGAAACGACATGCTTGCAAAGAATGGAGTTCAGCAGCCATCTTATAGGAAGACGGGAACCACCATTGTTGGTTTGATTTTTAAG GATGGTGTCATTCTTGGAGCTGATACAAGGGCAACTGAAGGACCCATTGTGTGTGATAAGAACTGTGAAAAGATCCATTATATGGCACCCAATATCTATTGCTGTGGAGCTGGAACTGCTGCTGATACAGAGGCTGTAACAG ATATGGTGAGCTCACAGCTGCAACTGCATCGCTACCATACTGGTCGTGAATCTCGGGTTGTGACAGCCTTGACCTTGCTCAAGAAACACCTTTTCAA TTACCAAGGTCATGTGTCAGCTGCTTTGGTGCTCGGGGGTGTTGATGTCACTGGACCCCATCTGCATACT ATATATCCCCATGGATCAACTGACACACTGCCATTTGCTACAATGGGTTCTGGTTCTCTTGCCGCGATGGCCATGTTTGAGTCCAAGTACAAAGAAGGCATGACT AGGGATGAAGGCATAAAGCTTGTAACTGAAGCAATATGCTCTGGAATTTTCAATGACTTGGGAAGTGGAAGCAATGTTGATGTTTGTGTAATAACTAAG GGACACAAGGAATACTTGAGGAACCACTTGGTGCCGACCCCTCGTACCTATGTCAGTGCCGAAGGCTATAAGTTTACCAAGAAGACCG AGGTTCTCTTCACAAAGATCACTCCGTTGACTAAGAAGGCGGAAGTGATTGAAGGAGGCGATGCAATGGAAGAGTGA
- the LOC126583941 gene encoding pentatricopeptide repeat-containing protein At4g35850, mitochondrial-like isoform X1 has protein sequence MRILQSIAAQCRPALRALGRRYFAAAVTTEEYAKRNYANNVSEYNSVFNSLTAQRKHFLLRDAYEDMMLDGVQPDQDSFRSLILGTLKGSSLQDAFFFADQMKSMGLAPDVNMYNILITLCGKCKHSDQAIQILEDMKNYEVSPKVQTYMCLLNACAATGRLDRVYAIVRDMTAAGLGLNRFCYAGLVTALRNKTLLPDDFGTKIIEFVERSKEWSSVEGSSMTAENVMMGVTEEELYNMPTAEYSHRGGFLNRQLTVYHAAFHACADLRNVEVMEALQEMLAKEGKSPDLFIVLQIMRCYLHLGDIDRGVQTFEDYMKSGKPPVVELYTMLVEGAMIGYTPKGMKIAEETLVNMNSRSFFLSPKMGSDLLLQAAGDETGGYSVANYIWDLMEARKIVPQFLSVEAYYKGLKKREIPEDDPRLQHVTRTYNDLRARRGPGRAIR, from the exons ATGAGAATCCTCCAATCCATTGCTG CTCAGTGTCGGCCTGCGCTGCGAGCTCTGGGACGGCGGTACTTTGCGGCGGCGGTGACGACGGAGGAATACGCGAAGAGGAACTATGCCAACAACGTGTCGGAGTACAACAGCGTGTTCAATTCCCTCACTGCTCAGAGGAAGCATTTCCTGCTGAGGGATGCGTATGAGGATATGATGCTCGACGGCGTCCAGCCTGACCAGGACAGCTTCCGGTCGCTCATACTGGGCACCCTCAAAGGCTCGAGCTTGCAGGACGCTTTCTTCTTCGCTGACCAGATGAAATCCATGGGCTTGGCCCCTGAT GTTAATATGTACAACATATTGATCACATTGTGTGGGAAGTGCAAGCACTCTGATCAAGCGATTCAG ATTTTGGAAGACATGAAGAACTATGAAGTGTCACCCAAGGTACAGACCTACATGTGTCTGCTCAATGCGTGCGCAGCTACTGGCCGATTAGATCGAGT GTATGCAATTGTCCGTGACATGACTGCTGCTGGTCTTGGGCTAAACAGGTTCTGCTACGCTGGACTTGTAACTGCACTTAGGAACAAAACCCTTTTACCAGATGATTTCGGCACCAAA ATTATAGAGTTTGTTGAGCGATCAAAAGAGTGGTCATCGGTTGAAGGATCAAGTATGACTGCTGAAAATGTGATGATGGGTGTGACGGAAGAAGAGTTGTATAATATGCCAACTGCTGAATATTCTCATAGGGGTGGGTTTCTGAATAGGCAACTAACCGTGTATCATGCTGCGTTCCATGCTTGTGCAGACCTCAGGAATGTAGAG GTGATGGAAGCTCTTCAGGAGATGCTAGCGAAGGAAGGAAAAAGTCCCGATCTGTTTATTGTGTTGCAAATAATGAG gtGTTATCTACACTTAGGGGACATTGACCGTGGTGTTCAAACTTTTGAAGACTATATGAAGTCAGGAAAGCCTCCTGTTGTAGAACTATATACG ATGCTTGTGGAGGGAGCCATGATTGGATATACTCCCAAGGGAATGAAAATTGCCGAAGAAACACTG GTGAATATGAATTCCCGGAGCTTTTTCTTAAGTCCAAAAATGGGGAGTGATCTTCTCCTTCAAGCTGCTGGTGACGAG ACTGGAGGTTATAGTGTTGCCAACTATATCTGGGACCTGATGGAAGCGCGTAAAATAGTTCCTCAATTCCTTTCCGTAGAAGCATATTACAAGGGATTAAAA AAACGTGAGATTCCTGAAGATGATCCACGACTGCAACATGTTACGAGGACATACAATGACCTTCGCGCCAGAAGGGGGCCTGGACGAGCTATTAGATAA
- the LOC126583941 gene encoding pentatricopeptide repeat-containing protein At4g35850, mitochondrial-like isoform X2: MRILQSIAAQCRPALRALGRRYFAAAVTTEEYAKRNYANNVSEYNSVFNSLTAQRKHFLLRDAYEDMMLDGVQPDQDSFRSLILGTLKGSSLQDAFFFADQMKSMGLAPDVNMYNILITLCGKCKHSDQAIQILEDMKNYEVSPKVQTYMCLLNACAATGRLDRVYAIVRDMTAAGLGLNRFCYAGLVTALRNKTLLPDDFGTKIIEFVERSKEWSSVEGSSMTAENVMMGVTEEELYNMPTAEYSHRGGFLNRQLTVYHAAFHACADLRNVEVMEALQEMLAKEGKSPDLFIVLQIMRCYLHLGDIDRGVQTFEDYMKSGKPPVVELYTMLVEGAMIGYTPKGMKIAEETLVNMNSRSFFLSPKMGSDLLLQAAGDETGGYSVANYIWDLMEARKIVPQFLSVEAYYKGLKKREIPEDDPRLQHVTWTYNDLRARRGPGRAIR, encoded by the exons ATGAGAATCCTCCAATCCATTGCTG CTCAGTGTCGGCCTGCGCTGCGAGCTCTGGGACGGCGGTACTTTGCGGCGGCGGTGACGACGGAGGAATACGCGAAGAGGAACTATGCCAACAACGTGTCGGAGTACAACAGCGTGTTCAATTCCCTCACTGCTCAGAGGAAGCATTTCCTGCTGAGGGATGCGTATGAGGATATGATGCTCGACGGCGTCCAGCCTGACCAGGACAGCTTCCGGTCGCTCATACTGGGCACCCTCAAAGGCTCGAGCTTGCAGGACGCTTTCTTCTTCGCTGACCAGATGAAATCCATGGGCTTGGCCCCTGAT GTTAATATGTACAACATATTGATCACATTGTGTGGGAAGTGCAAGCACTCTGATCAAGCGATTCAG ATTTTGGAAGACATGAAGAACTATGAAGTGTCACCCAAGGTACAGACCTACATGTGTCTGCTCAATGCGTGCGCAGCTACTGGCCGATTAGATCGAGT GTATGCAATTGTCCGTGACATGACTGCTGCTGGTCTTGGGCTAAACAGGTTCTGCTACGCTGGACTTGTAACTGCACTTAGGAACAAAACCCTTTTACCAGATGATTTCGGCACCAAA ATTATAGAGTTTGTTGAGCGATCAAAAGAGTGGTCATCGGTTGAAGGATCAAGTATGACTGCTGAAAATGTGATGATGGGTGTGACGGAAGAAGAGTTGTATAATATGCCAACTGCTGAATATTCTCATAGGGGTGGGTTTCTGAATAGGCAACTAACCGTGTATCATGCTGCGTTCCATGCTTGTGCAGACCTCAGGAATGTAGAG GTGATGGAAGCTCTTCAGGAGATGCTAGCGAAGGAAGGAAAAAGTCCCGATCTGTTTATTGTGTTGCAAATAATGAG gtGTTATCTACACTTAGGGGACATTGACCGTGGTGTTCAAACTTTTGAAGACTATATGAAGTCAGGAAAGCCTCCTGTTGTAGAACTATATACG ATGCTTGTGGAGGGAGCCATGATTGGATATACTCCCAAGGGAATGAAAATTGCCGAAGAAACACTG GTGAATATGAATTCCCGGAGCTTTTTCTTAAGTCCAAAAATGGGGAGTGATCTTCTCCTTCAAGCTGCTGGTGACGAG ACTGGAGGTTATAGTGTTGCCAACTATATCTGGGACCTGATGGAAGCGCGTAAAATAGTTCCTCAATTCCTTTCCGTAGAAGCATATTACAAGGGATTAAAA AAACGTGAGATTCCTGAAGATGATCCACGACTGCAACATGTTACATGGACATACAATGACCTTCGCGCCAGAAGGGGGCCTGGACGAGCTATTAGATAA